The Novosphingobium terrae genome segment ACCACGCCCAGCGCGATCAGCCCCTCCATGGTGGTGACGCCCATCCGCCACGCGCCCAGCAGCCCGGTGATGACGATGATCTGGCTGATGATGCCGGTGCGCTTCTGCCCGATGAGGTCGGCCAGAAAGCCGTTGACGAGGCGCAGCACCGCGCCCGCCAGCGTCGGCACGGCAACGACGAAGCCCTTTTGCGCCGGGCTCAGGCCCATCACCTTGGAGAAGATCGGCGCCAGCGGGCCCAGCAGGTTCCACACCATGAAGGCCACATCGAAATAGAGGAAGGCCATGATCAGCGTGGGCCGATGGCCGGATTTCCAGAAAGTGTCGTCAGTCATCGGATGATGCTCCCCCCGGGGCGTGTGAAAGGATGGATGAAACCGGCTTGACGGGCCGGGTGAAGGGCGGTCCCAATCGCGTGCATACGTACACGGGAGGGGTTTGCGTGGTTCAGGACGGCAGATTGTGGGTCGCGGTGGGCTGGGCCAGCGGCCAGGGCCCGCGTGCCGACAATCAGGATTTCGCAGGCGCATGGCTGGGCAGCGAGACCGAGCGGGCGCGCCATGGCATGGTCGCCGCGCTGGCTGATGGCGTCAGTGGCGGGCGGGACGGGCGCGTGGCGGCCGAACTGGCGGTGCGCACGCTGATCGAGGGCTATTACGCCCAGCCGGACACCATCGGCGTGGCCGCGGCGGTGGAGCGGGTGATGACCCCCTACAACCGCTGGCTGGCCGCGATGGGGCGCGGCGACACCATGGCGCATACGGCCACGACTTTTACCGGATTGGTGATGCGTGGCCGCAAGGCGCATGTGCTGCATGTGGGCGACAGCCGGGCGTGGCATCTGCGCGGCGACAATCTGCGCCAGATCACCAGCGACCACACCCATTCGCATCCGGATCGCCGCCATATCCTGCTGCGCGCTCTGGGTCTGGAAGACCAGTTGCGACTGGATCATCATGAGCTTGCGGTGGCCGAGCATGATCGCCTGCTGCTGACCAGCGACGGTGTGCATGGCCTGCTGAACCCGCGTCGCCTGAGTGTTTTGCTGGGTGTGCGCCACTCGGCACAGGCCGATGCCGAGGCGATTGTCGAGGCGGCACTGGCGGCGGGCGGGCAGGACAATGCAACCGCTTTGGTGATCGATGTGGTCAGCCTGCCAGCCGTCAGCCACGATGCCATTGCGGGCGATCTGGCCGCTCTGCCAATCCTGCCGCCTCCGCTTGAGGGCGAGAGCGTCGATGGCTTCGCGCTGGAAAAGCTGCTTTCCGATGGGCGCTACACCCGCTTGTTCCGCGCCCGCGATACGGCGGGTGGGCAGGCGGTGGTTGTGAAGTTCCCCAAGCCTTCTTTGCTCTCTGAAAGCGGGGCGCGAGCGGCTTTTGCGCGCGAGATGCTGGTGGGCAGCCGCGTTGCGAGCCCCTTTGTCGGCGCGGCCTATCCCGTCGCTGCCGAGCGCCAGACCCGGCTCTACGGCGTCCAGCCCTATTACGAGGGGCAGACGCTGGAGCAGCGGCTGGCCCATCCCGTCTCGCTGCGCGAAGGGCTGCGCATCGCCATCGCCCTGACGCGCGGCGTGGCGGCGCTGCATCGCCTCGGCATCATCCACCGTGATATCAAGCCCGAGAATGTGATCCTTGGCGAAGATGGCAGCGTGCGGCTGATCGATCTGGGCGTTGCCCGCCTGCCGCGCGTCGAGGATTTCGCCCATTACGAGATCCCCGGAACGCCCTCCTTCATGGCGCCCGAAATGTTCGGTGGGAACGCTGGCGATGAGGCCACCGACCAGTTCGCTTTGGGCGTCTGCCTGTGGCGTATTTTCGCCGAAAGCTGGCCCTTTGGCGAGGTGGAGGCCTTCAGCCGCCCGCGTTTCCGCCGCCCCGATGCGCCGGGCAAGACCCGCCCCGATCTGCCCGCTTGGGCCGAGGCGGTGCTGATGCGCTGCGTCGCCATCGAGCCGGGCGAGCGTTTCGGCGACGTCGTCGATTTGCTGCGCGCGCTGGAAGGCGGCGCTGCGGTCGAACGCCGCCCGATGCGGCCCCTGCCGCTGATCGAGCGCTATCCGGTGCGCTTCTGGCAGGCGGTCAGCCTTGTGCTGCTGATCGCGCTGGTTGCGTCTCTGGTGCTGAAATAAGATGAACGGCGTACACGACGACATGGGCCAAACTCCCGAAGGAAGGACCGATCCGATGGACCGGCGGCGCCATTGCCGAAGCGATGATGGGAAAGGGGTGAGCCATCAAGGGGGCACCATGGCCGGGCACGTCCTTGCGCCTGACCTTGATCACAAGGATGCCGATTCGCGGCTTTTGATGCAAGTGCGAAATCACGACATGATGACCCATTGCCAAGCGGCGCACCGCGCGCCACCCTCGCACGCATGCGTGTAGCCATCGTCGATGAAAGCGCCGTGCGGGCCTCGGTGATCCGGGAAGGCCTTGCCGCGCTTGAGGATTGCGAGATCTTTGTCGTCACCGAAAGGCGGGGCCTTGTCGCGCGCATGGGCCAGATCGATCCCGACATCGTGCTGATGGATCTGGGCAACCCCAGCCGCGACGTGCTGGAGGAATATTTTGCCGTCAGCCGCGTGCTGGACCGGCCCATTGCCATGTTCGTGGACGAATCGGACGAGGAATCGATCGGCGCCAGCATCGATGCGGGAGTCTCGGCCTATGTGGTCGATGGCTTTGCGCCGCATCGCATCCGCACCATTCTCGATCTGGCGATCCGGCGGTTCCGCGCCTATTCCCGCCTGCAATCCGATCTGGCCGAGGCGCGCGGACGCCTTGCCGAACGCGAGGCTGTCGATGCCGCCAAGCGCATCCTGATGACCAGCCGCCGCATCAGCGAGCCGGAGGCCTATGCCGAATTGCGCAAGACGGCGATGAACCAGGGGCGCCGCATCGCCGAGATCGCCGATGCCGTGGTAACGGCCCACAAGCTGATGGGAGGACAGGCGTGAGCGAAGAATTTTCCATCGGTTTCCTGCCTTTGGTCGATGCGGCCTTGCCGATCCTGGCGCATGAGGAAGGCTTCGCGCAGGCCGAAGGCCTGTCGCTGCGGCTGGTGAAGGATGTCAGCTGGGCGACGGTTCAGGACCGGTTGCTCTATGGGCAGACGGATGCGGCGCATATGGTCGCGCCGCTGGCCATTGCCACCACTTTGGGGCGTGGGCGGCCTGCGCAGCCTTTGTCGGTGCCCTTTGTGCTGGGCTTGAATGGCAATGCCATCACCCTGCGCAGTGATTTGGCGGCGAAGGTCAGCCCGCAGGGGCAGTTGGGCGATCCGGCGCTGGTGGGCGAGGCTCTGCGCGCCGTGGTGCAGGAGCGGGCCGCTGCCGGACAGAAGCTGCGTTTTGGCGTGGTGCATCGCTATTCCAGCCATAATTACATGCTACGCTACTGGCTTGCGGCTTGCGGTATTCGTCCTGACAAGGATGTGGAGATCGCCACAGTGCCGCCGCCTTTCTGCGCCGATGCGCTGGAGGCGGGCGAGGTCGATGGCATTTGCGTGGGCGAGCCATGGAACAGCGTCACGGTCGAGCGTGGGGCAGGGACTATCGTGCTGGCCACGGCACAGATCTGGCGGCGCGGTGTGGAAAAGGTGCTGGCCATGCGCGAACCGGTGCTGGAGGAACGCCGTGCCGAGGTCGAGGCTTTGGTACGGGCGCTGCGCCGTGCTGCGCAGCATTTCGTCGATCCGGCGGCGCTGGGTGAGCATGCGCGCATTCTGGCCCGCCCCGAATATCTCGATGGCAATGCCGAGCTGATCGAACGCGCTCTGGCCGACCGCCTGCTGTTGCATCGTGGCGACGATCTCGTGCATTTCCCTGATTTCATGTTCCAATATCGCGAGGCGGCGAACTTCCCATGGGTCAGTCAGGCGCAGTGGCTCTACAGCCAGATGGCGCGTTGGGAGGGGATGACCGTCACGCAGGAGGATGCTGCCTTGGCGGGCCGGGTGTTCCGTCCGGATGTCTATCGCGCTGCGCTGCTGGGCACTGATGAGCCGCTGCCGGGGGCCAGCTCCAAGGTGGAGGGCAGCCTGACGCAGATCACCGCCGTCTCCACCCAGCAGGGCAATATGATCCTGGAAGATAACCGTTTCTTTGATGGTCGTATCTTCGATCCGCTGGATGTGACGGGCTATGTCGCCGATTTGCCGTAACGGCGTGTTCTAAAAATTAGTCTTCGCGCTCGCAAAAATAGGGTTTGCAAGAAACGCGGCTGATCTCTTAACCTTCTTCGCAGATGCAAGGTGCGGCTCAAGGATGAGCCGCGACGAACCTTCATTCGACAGCAACAATGCGTGGCAAGGACGCCGCCCGATTAACCCCATAAGGGGCTGATCGAGGCGGCTTTTTTGTTTGCGGCGATGATCCGGAAGGCCGGCGGTGAGGGCCGCTTGCCTGAAGGGATTGCTGCGTCCTGCCGCCGCCTGCTGTCGCCACGGAATTGCGCGCCGCTGCGGCGCAAGGGAACAGGGGGCTATCATGGGGACGTTCAAAACCACCCGCACTTTGGCACTGGCCGCAATGGCCGCGCCGCTGGTCTGGGCCGCGCCTGCACTGGCCGATGGCGCGGCGGCCACGCCCAAATTTGGTGATCCGATCGCCATCGGCGATGACGTCACCTTCGATCCCATGCTGGATATGCGGCTGCGCTGGGAGGATGTCGACGCCACCAGCAAGAGTGCTGATGCCGTCACCCTGCGCACCCGCG includes the following:
- a CDS encoding ABC transporter substrate-binding protein, which gives rise to MSEEFSIGFLPLVDAALPILAHEEGFAQAEGLSLRLVKDVSWATVQDRLLYGQTDAAHMVAPLAIATTLGRGRPAQPLSVPFVLGLNGNAITLRSDLAAKVSPQGQLGDPALVGEALRAVVQERAAAGQKLRFGVVHRYSSHNYMLRYWLAACGIRPDKDVEIATVPPPFCADALEAGEVDGICVGEPWNSVTVERGAGTIVLATAQIWRRGVEKVLAMREPVLEERRAEVEALVRALRRAAQHFVDPAALGEHARILARPEYLDGNAELIERALADRLLLHRGDDLVHFPDFMFQYREAANFPWVSQAQWLYSQMARWEGMTVTQEDAALAGRVFRPDVYRAALLGTDEPLPGASSKVEGSLTQITAVSTQQGNMILEDNRFFDGRIFDPLDVTGYVADLP
- a CDS encoding bifunctional protein-serine/threonine kinase/phosphatase — encoded protein: MVQDGRLWVAVGWASGQGPRADNQDFAGAWLGSETERARHGMVAALADGVSGGRDGRVAAELAVRTLIEGYYAQPDTIGVAAAVERVMTPYNRWLAAMGRGDTMAHTATTFTGLVMRGRKAHVLHVGDSRAWHLRGDNLRQITSDHTHSHPDRRHILLRALGLEDQLRLDHHELAVAEHDRLLLTSDGVHGLLNPRRLSVLLGVRHSAQADAEAIVEAALAAGGQDNATALVIDVVSLPAVSHDAIAGDLAALPILPPPLEGESVDGFALEKLLSDGRYTRLFRARDTAGGQAVVVKFPKPSLLSESGARAAFAREMLVGSRVASPFVGAAYPVAAERQTRLYGVQPYYEGQTLEQRLAHPVSLREGLRIAIALTRGVAALHRLGIIHRDIKPENVILGEDGSVRLIDLGVARLPRVEDFAHYEIPGTPSFMAPEMFGGNAGDEATDQFALGVCLWRIFAESWPFGEVEAFSRPRFRRPDAPGKTRPDLPAWAEAVLMRCVAIEPGERFGDVVDLLRALEGGAAVERRPMRPLPLIERYPVRFWQAVSLVLLIALVASLVLK
- a CDS encoding ANTAR domain-containing response regulator; this encodes MRVAIVDESAVRASVIREGLAALEDCEIFVVTERRGLVARMGQIDPDIVLMDLGNPSRDVLEEYFAVSRVLDRPIAMFVDESDEESIGASIDAGVSAYVVDGFAPHRIRTILDLAIRRFRAYSRLQSDLAEARGRLAEREAVDAAKRILMTSRRISEPEAYAELRKTAMNQGRRIAEIADAVVTAHKLMGGQA